In Nyctibius grandis isolate bNycGra1 chromosome 6, bNycGra1.pri, whole genome shotgun sequence, a single genomic region encodes these proteins:
- the SLC34A2 gene encoding sodium-dependent phosphate transport protein 2B has product MAPWPEVEKPETNNYIGDSSKQNQNMAGKEGENHKGNVASHGNKGEIQPAFSTIALIDETRPEEDDPWALPELQDTGVKWSELDRKGKIIRVLYGIGKFIILLGLLYLFVCSLDVLSSAFQLVGGKAAGDIFQDDSVLSNPVAGLVIGVLVTVMVQSSSTSSSIVVSMVSSTLLTVRSAIPIIMGANIGTSVTNTIVALMQAGDRNEFRRAFAGATIHDFFNWLAVFALLPIEVISGYLYHLTNAIVESFHLESGEDAPELLKVITDPFTKLIIELDKSVINAIATNDESAKNKSLVKVWCVTETNVTQQNVTIPPSENCTSPDLCWTEGNKTWTIKNVTETEHISKCRHLFAEADLPDLAIGLILLALSLLVLCSCLVMIVKLLNSVLKGQVASVIKKTINTDFPFPFTWLAGYLAMLAGAGMTFVVQSSSVFTSAITPLVGIGVISIERSYPLTLGANIGTTTTAILAALASPGSTLKYSLQIALCHFFFNISGIILFYPLPFTRLPIRMCKTLGNITAKYRWFAIFYLLICFFLLPLFVFGLSLAGWPVLLGVCLPLLALFIAVIVINIMQSKRPHSLPEKLQNWDFLPIWLHSLEPWDNIIMSLLSFCGKHCCGFCKCCKINAEQEGAKDKHLKTVEVYENTIAMADEERGGRRAPASACVEKTGTNNTAL; this is encoded by the exons ATGGCTCCCTGGCCTGAGGTGGAAAAGCCTGAAACCAATAACTATATTGGGGACTcttccaaacaaaaccagaacatggctgggaaagaaggagaaaatcaCAAAG GCAATGTGGCTTCACATGGAAATAAAGGGGAAATTCAACCTGCGTTTTCCACAATAGCCTTGATAGATGAGACAAGGCCAGAAGAAGATGACCCATGGGCTCTGCCGGAACTGCAGGACACTGGGGTCAAGTGGTCAG aactggacagaaaaggaaaaataattcgTGTACTCTACGGCATAGGGAAGTTTATCATACTACTTGGATTATTATACTTGTTCGTGTGTTCTCTGGACGTACTGAGCTCTGCTTTTCAACTGGTAGGAG GTAAAGCAGCTGGGGACATTTTTCAAGATGATTCAGTGCTGTCTAATCCTGTTGCGGGATTGGTGATTGGAGTTCTGGTGACTGTTATGGTCCAGAGCTCCAGCACTTCTTCGTCCATTGTGGTCAGCATGGTGTCCTCCACAC tGCTAACTGTTCGATCAGCTATTCCTATCATAATGGGGGCAAATATTGGCACCTCAGTTACAAACACGATTGTGGCACTCATGCAAGCTGGGGACAGGAATGAATTTAGAAG GGCCTTTGCTGGGGCGACAATCCATGATTTCTTTAACTGGCTCGCTGTATTTGCACTGTTGCCCATTGAAGTTATTTCTGGCTATCTTTACCATCTCACTAATGCTATAGTTGAGTCCTTTCATCTTGAAAGTGGTGAGGATGCCCCTGAGCTACTAAAAGTTATCACGGACCCCTTTACAAAGCTCATCATTGAG cttGATAAATCAGTAATAAATGCAATTGCTACAAATGATGAATcagcaaaaaacaaaagcctggTAAAGGTTTGGTGTGTAACTGAAACCAATGTG ACACAGCAGAATGTCACAATTCCACCTTCAGAAAACTGCACATCTCCTGACCTTTGCTGGACTGAAGGAAACAAGACATGGACCATCAAGAATGTAACTGAAACAGAACATATCAGTAAAT gcCGGCATCTCTTTGCAGAAGCAGACCTGCCTGATCTTGCCATTGGTCTCATCCTTCTGGCTTTGTCCCTGCTTGTTCTGTGCTCCTGTTTGGTGATGATCGTTAAGCTATTAAACTCTGTGCTTAAAGGACAAGTGGCGAGCGTTATCAAGAAGACAATCAACACTG atttcccatttccttttaCTTGGCTAGCTGGTTACCTGGCTATGCTTGCAGGGGCTGGTATGACCTTCGTTGTCCAAAGTAGTTCTGTTTTCACATCTGCTATTACACCCCTTGTTG GCATTGGCGTTATAAGCATTGAGCGCTCTTATCCCCTTACCTTAGGAGCTAACATTGGCACGACCACAACAGCTATACTTGCGGCTTTAGCAAGTCCAGGGAgtacattaaaatattcattacag ATTGCCTTGTGCCACTTTTTCTTCAATATCTCTGGGATTATTCTGTTTTACCCGCTACCTTTTACCCGGCTGCCAATCCGCATGTGCAAGACCTTGGGAAACATAACAGCCAAGTACAGATGGTTTGCTATATTCTATCTTCtcatctgcttctttcttctgcctttgtttgTATTTGGTCTGTCACTGGCAGGCTGGCCAGTCCTTTTGGGTGTTTGCCTTCCCCTGCTTGCTCTTTTTATTGCTGTGATTGTAATTAATATTATGCAGTCCAAGCGACCACATTCACTGCCTGAGAAGCTCCAAAATTGGGATTTCCTACCCATCTGGCTGCACTCCCTAGAGCCCTGGGACAATATAATTATGTCTTTGCTCTCCTTTTGTGGGAAACACTGCTGCGGCTTCTGCAAGTGCTGCAAAATCAATGCAGAACAGGAGGGTGCCAAAGACAAGCATCTAAAAACTGTGGAGGTTTATGAAAACACCATTGCGATGGCTGATGAAGAAAGAGGTGGAAGAAGGGCACCAGCTTCAGCTTGTGTTGAAAAAACAGGCACAAACAACACGGCCTTATAG